Proteins from a genomic interval of Hypomesus transpacificus isolate Combined female unplaced genomic scaffold, fHypTra1 scaffold_101, whole genome shotgun sequence:
- the adam22 gene encoding disintegrin and metalloproteinase domain-containing protein 22, protein MTSCLHSTWRGTSQKVGRAVSSKGTEHCYYHGKVRDIPDSFVALSTCHGLHGMFFDGNHTYMIEPGGDGRSTEDVQIHMIYKSAGQDGFADFLPNGEHPEPPFPSPPFPGSRVIHRRKKRQAPHVSHSEEEEAKYIELMVINDHLMYKKHRLSVGQTNNYAKSVVNMADMIFKEQLNTRIVLVAMETWAADNRFNIDDDPMVTLREFMKYRRDFIKEKCDSVHLFSGNRFHSSWGGASYMGGVCSLTKGGGVNEYGKTDEMAITLAQSLGQNVGIFSDKKRILNGECKCDDRWSGCIMDDVGFYLPKRFSDCNVEEYHNFLNSGGGACLFNKPLKLLDPPECGNGFVEPGEECDCGSPAECLREGDSCCKQCTLTHGSKCSNGLCCNNCQMEYMGVVCREAVNDCDIPENCTGNSSQCPPNVHKMDGYSCEKDQGRCFNGRCKTKDRQCKYIWGEKATAADKFCYEKLNIEGTEKGNCGKDKDTWIQCNKQDVHCGYLLCSNISPAPRLGELQGGLTSFSVAQHSASLDCSGGHVMIDGDSDLGYVEDGTACGTDRMCFSHRCLPVQQFNFSTCPGTSDKSICSGHGICSNELKCVCHLGWAGEDCNSTSPLSYLVVGPTPSATGITSTNIIIGAIVGSIIFLAVVLALTAWGYKSYRQRCYAESEVHRRFCRQMPPGDYVKKPGDADSFYSDMPPGVSTHSGCSSKKRSACLSHLQIYTRSFTPSIPSISQNISLFGFRSNGLSHSWSERIPDAKHISDICENGRPRSNSWQGHLSGNRKKLKGKRFRPRSNSTETLSPAKSPTSSTGSIASSRRYPYPLPPLPDDQRKANRQSARLWETSI, encoded by the exons GAAGACGTCCAAATCCACATGATTTATAAATCGGCTGGCCAGGATGGTTTTGCTGACTTCCTCCCTAATG GAGAGCACCCAGAACCCCCCTTCCCCAGCCCCCCATTTCCTGGGTCAAGGGTCATCCACAGGAGGAAGAAAAGACAG gctcCTCACGTGTCccacagtgaggaggaggaggctaaaTACATCGAGCTGATGGTGATCAACGACCACCTGATG TATAAGAAGCACCGGCTCTCAGTTGGCCAGACGAATAACTACGCTAAGTCCGTGGTCAATATGGCTGACATG aTCTTCAAGGAGCAGCTGAACACTCGCATCGTGCTCGTCGCCATGGAAACGTGGGCGGCCGACAACAGGTTCAACATCGATGACGACCCCATGGTGACGCTGAGGGAGTTCATGAAGTACCGGCGAGATTTCATCAAGGAGAAGTGTGACTCTGTGCACCTGTTCTC TGGGAATCGTTTCCATAGCAGCTGGGGTGGGGCTTCCTATATGGGCGGAGTCTGCTCCCTGACCAAAGGGGGAGGAGTCAACGAG tACGGCAAGACAGATGAGATGGCCATAACCCTAGCCCAGTCGCTTGGGCAGAATGTTGGCATCTTTTCAGACAAGAAAAGGATCCTTAATG GCGAGTGCAAGTGTGATGACCGTTGGTCTGGCTGTATCATGGATGATGTTGG CTTCTACCTGCCGAAGAGGTTCTCTGACTGCAACGTGGAGGAATATCACAACTTCCTCAACAGTGGAGGTGGAGCCTGTCTGTTCAACAAGCCTCTGAAG CTATTGGATCCTCCAGAGTGTGGGAACGGCTTTGTGGAGCCGGGGGAGGAGTGTGACTGTGGGAGCCCTGCG GAGTGtctcagggagggagacagctgCTGTAAACAGTGCACCCTCACTCACGGCTCCAAGTGTAGTAACGGACTCTGCTGCAACAACTGTCAG ATGGAGTACATGGGAGTGGTGTGCCGGGAGGCGGTGAATGATTGTGACATCCCAGAGAACTGCACCGGGAACTCCAGCCAG TGCCCCCCGAATGTGCACAAGATGGACGGCTACAGCTGTGAAAAGGACCAG ggccgttgcttcaaCGGGAGGTGCAAGACCAAAGATAGACAGTGCAAATACATTTGGGGCGAGA AGGCGACGGCAGCAGACAAGTTCTGTTACGAGAAGCTGAACATTGAGGGCACGGAGAAGGGCAACTGTGGGAAGGACAAGGACACCTGGATCCAGTGTAATAAGCA AGACGTGCATTGTGGGTACCTGCTGTGCTCCAACATCTCTCCGGCGCCCCGGCTGGGGGAGCTGCAGGGGGGGCTGACGTCGTTTTCTGTGGCCCAGCACAGTGCTTCCCTCGACTGCAG CGGGGGACATGTGATGATCGACGGGGACAGTGACCTGGGCTACGTGGAGGATGGCACGGCCTGTGGGACCGACAGGATGTGCTTTAGCCACAGGTGTCTCCCTGTGCAGCAGTTCAACTTCAGCACCTGCCCTGGGACCAGCGACAAGAGCATCTGTTCTGGACATGGG atctGCAGTAATgagctgaagtgtgtgtgtcacctgggctgggctggggaggactgtaactccacctctcccctcagcTACCTGGTGGTGGGTCCCACCCCCTCTGCTACAG gtatcACCAGCACCAACATCATCATCGGGGCCATCGTTGGTTCCATCATCTTCCTGGCTGTGGTGCTGGCCTTAACTGCCTGGGGCTACAA gagcTACAGACAGAGATGCTACGCAGAGTCAGAGGTGCACAGAAGATTCTGCCG ACAAATGCCCCCAGGAGATTACGTGAAGAAGCCTGGGGATGCAGACTCCTTCTACAGCGACATGCCCCCTGGGGTCAGCACTCACTCAGGCTGCAGCTCCAAGAAgaggtctgcctgtctgtctcacctgcAGATATACACCCGCTCCttcaccccctccatcccctccatctctcagaaCATCTCTCTGTTCGGCTTCAG atctAATGGGCTGTCCCACTCTTGGAGTGAGAGAATCCCTGATGCCAAACACATCTCTGACATCTGTGAGAACGGACGACCAAGGAGCAACTCGTGGcaag GACATCTGAGTGGCAATCGCAAGAAGCTGAAAGGGAAGAGGTTCCGTCCTCGTTCAAACTCCACAGA AACGCTGTCCCCTGCCAAGTCTCCCACTTCCTCCACGGGGTCCATTGCGTCCAGTCGCAGGTACCCctaccccctgcctcccctccctgacgaCCAGAGGAAGGCTAACAGGCAGAGTGCTAGG CTGTGGGAGACTTCAATATAA